The following are encoded together in the Myxococcus xanthus genome:
- the rimM gene encoding ribosome maturation factor RimM (Essential for efficient processing of 16S rRNA), with amino-acid sequence MTATSPYLELGYVARAHGLRGEVAIRALDPASETLDTVDRIWVRTRAGVEREMRLEALRPTPKEDIVVLEGVESRNDAEALVGAKVFVFREDLEPPAEGEFFQGDLVGLDAVDANGNALGRVEEIWTTGEVPNLVIRASGREELVVPFADEFVPTVDLEARRIVIHPPEYVEAGRKGAESGGGPEDAE; translated from the coding sequence GTGACGGCCACCAGTCCCTATCTGGAGCTGGGATACGTCGCGCGCGCTCACGGGCTGCGTGGCGAGGTCGCCATTCGCGCGCTGGATCCGGCGTCGGAGACGCTCGACACCGTCGATCGCATCTGGGTGCGGACGCGCGCCGGTGTGGAGCGGGAAATGCGGCTGGAGGCGCTCCGGCCCACGCCCAAGGAGGACATCGTGGTCCTCGAGGGCGTGGAGTCGCGGAACGACGCGGAGGCGCTCGTGGGCGCCAAGGTGTTCGTCTTCCGCGAGGATCTGGAGCCGCCCGCGGAGGGCGAGTTCTTCCAGGGTGACTTGGTGGGGCTCGATGCCGTGGACGCCAACGGGAACGCGTTGGGCCGGGTGGAGGAGATCTGGACCACCGGCGAGGTGCCCAACCTGGTCATTCGCGCTTCCGGGCGCGAGGAGCTGGTGGTTCCCTTCGCCGACGAGTTCGTCCCCACCGTGGACCTCGAGGCGCGGCGCATCGTCATCCATCCGCCCGAGTACGTGGAGGCGGGACGCAAGGGCGCCGAGTCAGGAGGAGGCCCGGAGGACGCGGAATGA
- the rplS gene encoding 50S ribosomal protein L19, whose product MRNAAIQHIEAKFLRQDVTVFNTGDSVRVHWKVKEGEKERVQAFEGIVIRKTKGNHRATFTVRKLSFGVGVERVFPLHSPRYEKIEVLSRGDVNRKRLFYLRALKGKAARVDVIEEPKPSKKAASAS is encoded by the coding sequence ATGCGCAACGCCGCCATTCAGCACATCGAGGCCAAGTTCCTGCGCCAGGATGTCACCGTGTTCAATACCGGTGATTCCGTGCGCGTCCACTGGAAGGTCAAGGAGGGCGAGAAGGAGCGCGTGCAGGCGTTCGAGGGCATCGTCATTCGGAAGACCAAGGGCAACCACCGCGCTACCTTCACGGTGCGGAAGCTCTCCTTCGGCGTCGGCGTGGAGCGCGTGTTCCCGCTGCACAGCCCCCGCTACGAGAAGATCGAGGTCCTGTCGCGCGGTGACGTGAACCGCAAGCGCCTGTTCTACCTCCGCGCCCTCAAGGGCAAGGCGGCGCGCGTCGACGTCATCGAAGAGCCGAAGCCGTCCAAGAAGGCCGCCTCGGCCTCCTGA
- a CDS encoding peptidoglycan DD-metalloendopeptidase family protein, which produces MACATPHQTGRKTVRTNRPRGSGIPLRARRFRARPPIPTQGACMRPNLPTLGAPPKRSPFGTVVAVSLILGGAAGGVWWWKQRMVQATEEAAAQMPNAVPDAGAVAAAPTPAPVATDPVKAAGLERISVSINGPLETALVNAAGSDVGPALAQVVTRTLVWWVSVPGEILRGDTLEVLYQRRTNEEPLVQAVRFTSAKLGKTMSAYRYHANGEPNARYYLSGGDELELRLERSPIDDYEQVTSLLRDGRKHKGVDFRTPVGTPIKAPFNGVVKRKNWNFSSNGNCIELVESGGKGRRALFLHLDEVDKSVKPGTRFSVGQVIAKSGNTGRSFAPHLHYQLMTQDDRVLDPYDQHKTYRRSLAAQHRSGFEAEVRRMDGLLSASVVAGK; this is translated from the coding sequence TTGGCTTGCGCGACACCACACCAGACGGGCAGGAAGACGGTCCGGACGAATAGACCGCGAGGAAGCGGAATTCCGCTTCGCGCGCGTCGGTTCCGGGCCCGCCCACCCATTCCAACTCAGGGAGCTTGTATGCGGCCGAACCTTCCCACACTCGGTGCCCCTCCGAAGCGCAGTCCCTTCGGCACGGTGGTCGCCGTGTCACTCATCCTCGGCGGTGCCGCCGGCGGCGTGTGGTGGTGGAAGCAGCGGATGGTTCAGGCGACGGAAGAGGCCGCGGCGCAGATGCCCAACGCAGTTCCCGACGCAGGCGCCGTCGCCGCGGCGCCCACGCCGGCGCCCGTGGCCACGGACCCGGTGAAGGCCGCGGGCCTGGAGCGCATATCGGTGAGCATCAACGGCCCCCTGGAGACCGCGCTCGTCAACGCCGCTGGCTCGGACGTGGGTCCGGCGCTGGCGCAGGTGGTGACGCGCACCCTGGTGTGGTGGGTCTCCGTGCCCGGGGAGATTCTCCGCGGTGACACGCTGGAGGTGCTCTACCAGCGCCGCACCAACGAGGAGCCCCTGGTGCAGGCGGTGCGCTTCACCAGCGCCAAGCTGGGCAAGACAATGAGCGCGTACCGCTACCATGCCAACGGCGAGCCCAATGCCCGGTACTACCTGTCCGGCGGCGACGAGCTGGAGCTGAGGCTGGAGCGCTCCCCCATCGACGACTACGAGCAGGTGACGTCCCTGCTTCGCGATGGCCGCAAGCACAAGGGCGTGGACTTCCGCACCCCGGTCGGCACGCCCATCAAGGCCCCCTTCAACGGCGTGGTGAAGCGGAAGAACTGGAACTTCAGCAGCAACGGCAACTGCATCGAGTTGGTGGAGTCGGGCGGCAAGGGGCGCCGCGCGCTCTTCCTCCACCTGGACGAGGTGGACAAGAGCGTCAAGCCGGGCACCCGGTTCTCCGTGGGGCAAGTCATCGCCAAGAGCGGCAACACAGGCCGCAGCTTCGCCCCCCACCTCCACTACCAGCTCATGACGCAGGATGACCGGGTGCTGGACCCCTACGACCAGCACAAGACCTACCGCCGCTCACTGGCCGCGCAGCACCGGTCGGGTTTCGAGGCGGAGGTGCGCCGCATGGACGGGTTGCTGAGCGCGTCCGTGGTGGCCGGCAAGTAA
- the rpsP gene encoding 30S ribosomal protein S16, with protein MAVVLRLARAGVKKKPYYHVVATDSRNPRDGKFIEAVGAYDPNQEPPKVEFNEERLNYWLKTGATPSETVADLIKVAGKAKPAPAV; from the coding sequence ATGGCCGTTGTCCTCCGTCTTGCCCGCGCGGGCGTCAAGAAGAAGCCGTACTACCACGTGGTCGCCACCGACTCCCGTAACCCCCGGGACGGCAAGTTCATCGAGGCCGTGGGCGCGTACGACCCGAACCAGGAGCCGCCGAAGGTGGAGTTCAACGAGGAGCGCCTCAACTACTGGCTGAAGACTGGCGCGACGCCGTCTGAGACCGTTGCGGACCTGATCAAGGTCGCCGGCAAGGCCAAGCCCGCTCCCGCGGTCTGA
- the encA gene encoding encapsulin nanocompartment shell protein EncA codes for MPDFLGHAENPLREEEWARLNETVIQVARRSLVGRRILDIYGPLGAGVQTVPYDEFQGVSPGAVDIVGEQETAMVFTDARKFKTIPIIYKDFLLHWRDIEAARTHNMPLDVSAAAGAAALCAQQEDELIFYGDARLGYEGLMTANGRLTVPLGDWTSPGGGFQAIVEATRKLNEQGHFGPYAVVLSPRLYSQLHRIYEKTGVLEIETIRQLASDGVYQSNRLRGESGVVVSTGRENMDLAVSMDMVAAYLGASRMNHPFRVLEALLLRIKHPDAICTLEGAGATERR; via the coding sequence ATGCCTGACTTCCTTGGACATGCCGAGAACCCGCTCCGCGAAGAGGAGTGGGCGCGTCTGAACGAGACTGTCATCCAGGTCGCCCGGCGTTCGCTGGTGGGCCGGCGCATCCTGGACATCTACGGGCCGCTGGGCGCCGGGGTGCAGACGGTTCCCTACGACGAGTTCCAGGGCGTTTCACCCGGCGCCGTGGACATCGTCGGCGAGCAGGAGACCGCGATGGTCTTCACCGATGCTCGCAAGTTCAAGACCATCCCCATCATCTACAAGGACTTCCTGCTGCACTGGCGCGACATCGAGGCCGCGCGCACGCACAACATGCCACTGGACGTGTCGGCCGCCGCAGGCGCCGCCGCGCTGTGCGCGCAGCAGGAAGACGAACTCATCTTCTACGGCGACGCGCGCCTGGGCTACGAAGGCCTGATGACGGCCAACGGCCGGCTCACGGTGCCGCTGGGTGACTGGACGTCGCCGGGTGGCGGTTTCCAGGCCATCGTCGAGGCCACGCGCAAGCTCAACGAGCAGGGCCACTTCGGCCCCTACGCCGTCGTGCTCTCGCCGCGGCTGTACTCGCAGCTGCACCGCATCTACGAGAAGACGGGCGTACTGGAGATTGAGACCATCCGCCAGCTCGCGTCGGACGGCGTCTACCAGTCCAACCGCCTGCGCGGGGAGTCCGGCGTGGTGGTGTCCACCGGCCGGGAGAACATGGACCTCGCAGTGTCCATGGACATGGTGGCGGCGTACCTGGGCGCGTCGAGGATGAACCACCCGTTCCGCGTGCTGGAGGCGCTGCTGCTGCGCATCAAGCACCCGGACGCCATCTGCACGCTGGAGGGCGCCGGCGCCACGGAACGTCGCTAG
- a CDS encoding KH domain-containing protein, translated as MDVEQLLNYLARALVDHPDQVSLRISEAEGARLFELKVSAEDVGKVIGRDGRTVNALRTLLNAAAQKSGQKVRLEILDDRRNAAGAPVAPDSAQ; from the coding sequence GTGGACGTGGAGCAGCTTCTCAACTATCTGGCGCGGGCCCTGGTCGATCATCCTGACCAGGTCAGCCTGCGCATTTCCGAGGCGGAAGGGGCCCGGCTCTTCGAGCTGAAGGTCTCCGCCGAGGACGTCGGCAAGGTCATCGGCCGTGACGGGCGCACCGTGAATGCCCTCCGGACGCTGCTCAATGCCGCCGCACAGAAGTCCGGGCAGAAGGTCCGCCTGGAGATTCTCGACGACCGGCGCAATGCAGCAGGCGCTCCGGTCGCGCCGGACTCCGCTCAGTGA
- a CDS encoding ATP-binding protein, with translation MQFAEVAVQNVRGFSPAGRFALKAGYLVLKPPSAESSPLAGLSLALLFADGRGTDASFIATGAKSGKAALTFAGVDGVTYRVLRDLGGSGTLHRMNPTTQQPELVSSDASEISQFLRGQAGLPPKTTFEQVYCLQLGQLPSRRPRKAAAAAAKVDPRTSGRYPSLASASTVLPAEDIPAAEAKLRALEQELAASTEVDSLQFKADGVASQIFDAEQRLKGTEGLKVAISEAEAAWRAAPTPESLGLPQDIVNRLKRHPKVIARRDEALARLNADRENEAEARPASVPSLTQNMGFWAGLGAGVLFLALAVGLGFGVDRTFRYLALLDIPAFGVAAFLALRYVDDLQKATRHGSKENRFDIREKKILEEYEAEAAPLRMAQKALDVEELDGIAPALERRELLAARVAELQDQLHTMESDPDYLAAAAQVQSLKAEAEALNDELTQKGTYVRDVREVEREMGRLKESIALAKAPPPPAAPGPDGSVPVETLEDPSPMLLSQAADVFTTDILSVQAMLKERCVQYLTALTDRRYQSIEWDREGKAFALASGRRVPVGELPAKDLDLYYLALRMTVVEKASARVKRPFLLEDVFTGMEEVKLPLIARMLKHLGTLTQVLHVTSHPGFAQMSDGPVNV, from the coding sequence ATGCAATTCGCCGAAGTCGCCGTCCAGAACGTCCGCGGTTTCTCCCCCGCGGGGCGCTTTGCCCTGAAGGCGGGATATCTCGTCCTCAAACCGCCCTCGGCGGAGTCGAGCCCCCTGGCGGGCCTCTCCCTCGCGCTGCTCTTCGCGGATGGGCGTGGCACTGACGCCAGCTTCATCGCCACCGGTGCGAAGTCGGGCAAGGCGGCCCTGACGTTCGCCGGAGTGGATGGGGTGACATACCGCGTGCTGCGCGACCTCGGCGGCTCCGGGACATTGCACCGGATGAATCCCACGACGCAGCAGCCGGAGCTCGTCTCTTCGGATGCGTCGGAGATCAGCCAGTTCCTTCGCGGACAGGCGGGACTTCCACCGAAGACCACGTTCGAGCAGGTGTACTGCCTCCAACTCGGGCAGCTTCCCTCGCGGCGCCCGAGGAAGGCCGCTGCCGCCGCGGCGAAGGTGGACCCCAGGACGTCCGGCCGGTACCCGTCCCTGGCGTCCGCGTCCACCGTGTTGCCCGCGGAGGACATCCCCGCTGCCGAGGCGAAGCTGCGCGCGCTGGAGCAGGAACTGGCTGCCTCCACGGAGGTGGACAGCCTTCAGTTCAAGGCGGACGGCGTGGCGTCCCAGATCTTCGACGCCGAGCAGCGGCTGAAGGGCACCGAGGGGCTCAAAGTGGCCATCTCCGAGGCCGAGGCCGCCTGGCGCGCGGCGCCTACGCCCGAGTCCCTGGGGCTGCCTCAGGACATCGTGAACCGCCTGAAGCGCCACCCCAAGGTGATTGCCAGGCGTGACGAGGCCCTGGCGCGCCTCAACGCGGACCGGGAGAACGAAGCGGAGGCACGACCCGCCTCGGTACCGTCCCTGACGCAGAACATGGGGTTCTGGGCCGGCCTGGGCGCGGGAGTGCTGTTCCTGGCGCTGGCCGTGGGCCTGGGCTTTGGAGTGGACCGGACCTTCCGCTACCTGGCGCTGCTGGACATCCCGGCCTTCGGCGTCGCCGCCTTCCTGGCGCTGCGCTACGTGGATGACCTGCAGAAGGCCACGCGTCATGGCAGCAAGGAGAACCGCTTCGACATCCGGGAGAAGAAGATCCTCGAGGAGTACGAAGCGGAAGCCGCGCCGCTGCGCATGGCGCAGAAGGCGCTCGACGTGGAAGAGCTGGACGGCATCGCGCCGGCCCTGGAGCGCAGGGAGCTGCTGGCCGCGCGCGTCGCGGAGCTGCAGGACCAGTTGCACACCATGGAGTCGGATCCGGACTACCTCGCGGCGGCCGCTCAGGTTCAGTCGCTGAAGGCGGAGGCGGAAGCGCTCAACGACGAGCTGACGCAGAAGGGCACCTACGTGCGCGACGTGCGCGAGGTGGAGCGTGAGATGGGCCGGCTGAAGGAGTCCATTGCCCTGGCCAAGGCGCCTCCGCCGCCGGCCGCGCCGGGCCCGGATGGCTCCGTGCCCGTGGAGACGCTGGAGGATCCGTCGCCCATGCTCCTGTCCCAGGCGGCGGACGTGTTCACCACGGACATCCTGTCCGTGCAGGCGATGCTGAAGGAGCGGTGCGTCCAGTACCTCACCGCGCTCACGGACCGGCGGTACCAGAGCATCGAGTGGGACCGCGAGGGCAAGGCCTTCGCCCTGGCCTCGGGCCGGCGGGTGCCGGTGGGCGAGCTCCCTGCGAAAGATTTGGACCTGTACTACCTGGCCCTGCGGATGACGGTGGTGGAGAAGGCGAGCGCCCGAGTGAAGCGTCCCTTCCTGCTGGAGGACGTCTTCACTGGGATGGAGGAGGTGAAGCTCCCCCTCATCGCTCGGATGCTGAAGCACCTGGGTACGCTGACGCAGGTGCTGCACGTCACCTCGCACCCGGGCTTCGCACAGATGTCGGACGGGCCCGTTAACGTCTGA
- a CDS encoding sigma-54-dependent transcriptional regulator, with translation MAKVLVIDDEANLRKVLAAMLRRDGFDVTVAENGEQGLAEFHKNGADIVVTDLVMPKVGGMEVLGTIRAANPDVPVIIITAHGTVDSAVDAIKAGAFDYITKPFDQAELSSVVAKAAKTNESARRSVRPDVKARAAIIGDSSTIQEVYKIIDKVADTPSTVLITGESGTGKELIATALHGASSRRDKPFIKINCAAIPHTLLESELFGYERGAFTGAVTSKPGRFELADEGTLFLDEIGEIPVEMQVKLLRAIQEGEFERVGGIKTTRVDVRLVAATNRDLQAEIEAGRFRKDLYYRLAVVPISLPALRERRSDVPMLARHFVEKYNRRLNKKIEGIADDAMALLQGYAWPGNIRELENLIERVLLFADGPLITARDLPEPVRQGTGVQAGANLASAVASIDVPTGEVGLKDIVRMKAAELERDLIVKKLEETGGNVTRAARLLQISRKSLQTKMKEFGLRDTTPDGQEDGPDE, from the coding sequence ATGGCCAAGGTCCTGGTCATCGACGACGAGGCGAACCTCCGCAAGGTGCTCGCCGCGATGCTGCGCCGGGACGGCTTCGACGTCACCGTGGCGGAGAACGGCGAGCAAGGGCTCGCCGAGTTCCACAAGAACGGCGCGGACATCGTGGTAACGGACCTGGTGATGCCCAAGGTGGGCGGCATGGAGGTGCTCGGAACCATCCGCGCCGCCAACCCGGACGTCCCCGTCATCATCATCACCGCGCATGGCACGGTGGACTCCGCCGTGGACGCCATCAAGGCGGGCGCGTTCGACTACATCACCAAGCCCTTCGATCAAGCGGAGCTGTCCTCCGTCGTCGCCAAGGCCGCGAAGACGAACGAGAGCGCCCGCCGCTCCGTGCGCCCGGACGTGAAGGCGCGCGCGGCCATCATCGGCGACTCGTCGACGATCCAGGAGGTCTACAAGATCATCGACAAGGTGGCGGACACGCCGTCCACGGTGCTCATCACCGGGGAGAGCGGCACCGGCAAGGAGCTCATCGCCACCGCGCTGCACGGCGCCTCCAGCCGCCGCGACAAGCCGTTCATCAAGATCAACTGCGCCGCCATTCCCCACACGCTGCTGGAGAGCGAGCTCTTCGGCTACGAGCGCGGGGCCTTCACCGGCGCCGTCACGTCCAAGCCCGGTCGCTTCGAGCTGGCCGACGAGGGCACCCTCTTCCTGGACGAGATCGGCGAGATTCCGGTGGAGATGCAGGTGAAGCTGCTGCGCGCGATCCAGGAGGGCGAGTTCGAACGCGTGGGCGGCATCAAGACGACGCGCGTGGACGTGCGGCTCGTGGCCGCCACCAACCGCGACCTCCAGGCGGAGATTGAAGCCGGCCGCTTCCGCAAGGACCTCTACTACCGCCTGGCGGTGGTCCCCATCTCCCTGCCCGCCCTGCGCGAGCGCCGCAGCGATGTCCCCATGCTCGCCCGGCACTTCGTGGAGAAGTACAACCGGCGCCTCAACAAGAAGATTGAAGGCATCGCCGACGACGCCATGGCCTTGCTCCAGGGCTACGCGTGGCCGGGCAACATCCGCGAGCTGGAGAACCTCATCGAGCGCGTGCTCCTGTTCGCGGACGGGCCTCTCATCACCGCCCGCGACCTGCCGGAGCCGGTCCGCCAGGGAACGGGCGTCCAGGCGGGTGCCAACCTGGCCAGCGCGGTGGCCTCCATCGACGTTCCGACGGGGGAAGTCGGCCTGAAGGACATCGTCCGGATGAAGGCCGCCGAGCTCGAGCGGGACCTCATCGTGAAGAAGCTCGAGGAGACGGGTGGCAACGTCACCCGGGCCGCTCGGTTGCTTCAAATCAGCCGCAAGTCACTCCAGACGAAGATGAAGGAGTTTGGCTTGCGCGACACCACACCAGACGGGCAGGAAGACGGTCCGGACGAATAG
- the rlmN gene encoding 23S rRNA (adenine(2503)-C(2))-methyltransferase RlmN, with protein sequence MSETSATSLPVTEPLPAPAPAKLVDVASLSLEALSRFVTEELGERAFRAPQIYRWLHQRGATSFDEMTDLSKVLREKLRARAEIVPLVKDCELRSTDGTIKYRWKTRDGRYIESVYMPTEDRRTLCVSTQVGCAMACGFCMTGTMGLKRNLTPSEIVAQVHAVNREVRKNEGHETLRPLSNLVFMGMGEPLHNFENLKTALSILQSEDGPNFSHRHITVSTVGLVPMIERFGKETDVKLAISLNASTDEQRSKTMPVNRKWNIAALLDACRKFPLRQGRRITFEYVLIKGFNDADEDAHRLIELLKGIPVKVNLIPYNENPGLGFHTTGEERAEEFRAILADGHVAAYIRRNRGRDIAGACGQLANRGETQAGTDSTT encoded by the coding sequence ATGTCAGAGACCTCCGCCACCTCCCTGCCAGTCACCGAGCCATTGCCGGCTCCCGCGCCCGCCAAGCTGGTGGACGTGGCCAGCCTGTCGTTGGAGGCGCTGTCGCGCTTCGTCACCGAGGAACTGGGTGAGCGCGCCTTCCGTGCCCCGCAGATCTACCGCTGGCTGCACCAGCGAGGCGCCACCTCGTTCGACGAGATGACGGACCTCTCCAAGGTCCTGCGTGAGAAGCTCAGGGCGCGCGCGGAGATCGTCCCCCTGGTGAAGGACTGCGAGCTGCGCAGCACCGACGGCACCATCAAGTACCGGTGGAAGACGCGGGACGGGCGCTACATCGAATCCGTCTACATGCCCACCGAGGACCGCAGGACGTTGTGCGTGTCCACGCAGGTGGGCTGCGCCATGGCCTGCGGCTTCTGCATGACGGGCACCATGGGGCTCAAGCGCAACCTGACCCCCAGCGAGATTGTGGCCCAGGTCCACGCGGTGAACCGCGAGGTTCGCAAGAACGAGGGGCACGAGACGCTCCGCCCGCTCTCCAACCTGGTGTTCATGGGGATGGGGGAGCCTCTCCACAACTTCGAGAACCTGAAGACGGCGCTCTCCATCCTCCAGTCCGAGGACGGGCCGAACTTCAGCCACCGGCACATCACCGTCTCCACCGTGGGGCTGGTGCCGATGATTGAGCGTTTCGGCAAGGAGACGGACGTCAAGCTGGCCATCTCCCTCAACGCCAGCACAGACGAGCAGCGCAGCAAGACGATGCCCGTCAACCGCAAGTGGAACATCGCGGCCTTGCTGGACGCCTGCCGGAAGTTCCCGCTGCGTCAGGGGCGCCGCATCACCTTCGAGTACGTCCTCATCAAGGGCTTCAACGACGCGGACGAGGACGCGCACCGGCTCATCGAACTGCTCAAGGGCATCCCGGTGAAGGTGAATCTGATCCCCTACAACGAGAATCCCGGCCTGGGGTTCCACACCACCGGCGAGGAGCGGGCGGAGGAATTCCGCGCCATCCTCGCGGACGGCCACGTCGCCGCCTACATCCGCAGGAACCGGGGCCGGGACATCGCCGGCGCCTGCGGGCAACTCGCCAATCGCGGCGAGACACAAGCCGGGACCGATAGTACGACATAA
- the rsmI gene encoding 16S rRNA (cytidine(1402)-2'-O)-methyltransferase: MAGTLYLVATPIGNLGDVTSRALETLRAVRFIACEDTRHSRVLLDHFGIGGKDLVSLPAFAEGQRAGRILDRIGEGEDCALVTDAGSPAISDPGEKLVAEALERGLTVVPVPGPTALVAALSASGLPTGRFHFLGFLPRKGAERRAMLEEVAQLSATLVLYESPRRLSETLPDLLDAWGDRRACVARELTKLHEEFARGTLSELAARYAAEEPRGEVVVLVEGRTGETRWSEEELRRALEEGLSRGEKLKALSTELARRAGWAGQDVYRLGLSLKR; this comes from the coding sequence ATGGCTGGAACGCTCTATCTGGTGGCGACGCCCATCGGGAACCTGGGGGACGTCACATCGCGCGCGTTGGAGACCCTGCGCGCGGTGCGCTTCATCGCGTGTGAGGACACGCGGCACTCGCGGGTGCTGCTCGACCACTTCGGCATTGGCGGGAAGGACCTGGTGAGCCTGCCCGCCTTCGCGGAAGGGCAGCGAGCCGGACGCATCCTGGACCGGATTGGGGAAGGGGAGGACTGTGCGCTCGTGACTGACGCGGGCAGCCCCGCCATCAGTGACCCGGGCGAGAAGCTGGTGGCCGAGGCGCTGGAGCGCGGATTGACGGTGGTGCCGGTGCCAGGCCCCACGGCCCTGGTCGCGGCGCTGAGCGCCTCTGGATTGCCCACGGGGCGCTTCCACTTCCTGGGCTTCCTCCCGCGCAAGGGCGCCGAGCGCCGGGCGATGCTGGAGGAGGTGGCGCAGTTGTCCGCCACCCTGGTGCTCTATGAGTCCCCACGCCGCCTGTCGGAGACGTTGCCGGACCTGCTCGACGCCTGGGGCGACCGGCGCGCGTGCGTGGCGCGGGAGCTGACGAAGCTGCACGAGGAGTTCGCCCGGGGCACCTTGTCTGAGCTGGCCGCGCGCTACGCGGCGGAAGAGCCCCGCGGCGAGGTGGTGGTGCTGGTGGAGGGCCGCACCGGCGAGACGCGCTGGTCCGAGGAGGAATTGCGCCGGGCCCTGGAGGAGGGGCTGTCGCGCGGCGAGAAGCTCAAGGCGCTGAGCACCGAGCTGGCCCGCCGCGCGGGTTGGGCCGGTCAGGACGTCTACCGGCTGGGGCTCTCGCTGAAGCGCTGA
- the trmD gene encoding tRNA (guanosine(37)-N1)-methyltransferase TrmD, with translation MSPPYPVEILTLFPGMVTGYLGASILGKAQEKGLLATTITDIREYAEGKHRVTDDAPYGGGAGMVMKPEPLVAAIEAAKARHPGARVLLMSPRGPTFTQATARELVRHEAGLILVCGRYEGVDERVMAHLDGELSLGDFVLTGGELAAMTVVDAVARLVPGVLGNVDSSVTESFEEGLLEHPQYTRPPVFRGVEVPAALQSGDHARIARWRRWKSLVLTHERRPDLYARVVLSKADQKLLARREEEL, from the coding sequence ATGAGCCCACCGTATCCGGTGGAGATCCTCACGTTGTTCCCCGGCATGGTGACCGGTTACCTGGGGGCCAGCATCCTCGGGAAGGCTCAGGAGAAGGGCCTGCTGGCCACCACCATCACCGATATCCGCGAGTACGCCGAGGGCAAGCACCGCGTTACCGACGACGCACCCTACGGCGGTGGCGCCGGCATGGTGATGAAGCCGGAGCCCCTGGTCGCCGCGATTGAGGCGGCCAAAGCGCGGCATCCGGGCGCGCGGGTGCTGCTCATGAGCCCCCGAGGGCCCACCTTCACCCAGGCCACTGCGCGTGAGCTGGTCCGTCACGAGGCGGGCCTCATCCTGGTCTGCGGCCGCTACGAGGGCGTGGACGAGCGGGTGATGGCGCACCTCGACGGGGAGCTGTCTCTGGGGGACTTCGTTCTCACTGGCGGCGAGCTGGCGGCCATGACGGTGGTGGATGCGGTGGCGCGGCTGGTGCCCGGGGTGCTGGGCAACGTGGACTCGTCCGTCACGGAGAGCTTCGAGGAAGGCCTGCTGGAGCATCCCCAGTACACCCGCCCGCCTGTCTTCCGGGGCGTCGAGGTGCCGGCCGCCCTGCAGTCCGGCGACCATGCCCGGATTGCCCGCTGGCGGCGCTGGAAGTCGTTGGTGCTCACCCATGAGCGCCGCCCGGACCTGTATGCCCGCGTGGTGCTGTCAAAGGCTGACCAGAAACTTCTGGCCCGTCGGGAGGAAGAGCTGTAA
- a CDS encoding YraN family protein, with protein MRRAAPAERREYGNAGEEAAVRFLEAQGWRVRDRNWTCRFGELDVVAERDDLVCFVEVRMRSTATWGDPSHSVSFAKQRRVVKAALRYLFAHDLRGRMFRFDVISVVGRGERATVDHIPGAFDAGM; from the coding sequence ATGCGACGGGCGGCGCCGGCTGAGCGGCGGGAGTATGGGAATGCGGGGGAGGAGGCGGCGGTGCGCTTCCTGGAGGCACAGGGGTGGCGGGTGCGGGATCGCAACTGGACCTGCCGCTTCGGGGAACTGGACGTGGTCGCCGAACGTGACGACCTGGTGTGCTTCGTGGAAGTGCGGATGCGCTCCACTGCCACCTGGGGCGACCCCTCCCACAGCGTGTCTTTCGCCAAGCAGCGCAGGGTGGTGAAGGCGGCGCTTCGGTACCTGTTCGCGCATGACTTGCGTGGACGGATGTTCCGTTTCGACGTGATTTCGGTGGTGGGGCGCGGCGAGCGCGCCACCGTGGACCACATCCCTGGCGCCTTCGACGCGGGGATGTGA